In a single window of the Solea senegalensis isolate Sse05_10M linkage group LG1, IFAPA_SoseM_1, whole genome shotgun sequence genome:
- the jmjd4 gene encoding 2-oxoglutarate and iron-dependent oxygenase JMJD4, which translates to MDRDAYRNCCSLVKIPRQSYEQFWSSHFVDYIDKELSYSKFFKKYLLPNHPCMFSRRFTEDWKCRKQWVTEEGKPNFQKLLQEFDETPVPVANCNAKEYNANPKQVMPFKEFIHYWKEYIQNGHSSPKGCLYLKDWHMSRDFPEHNVYTTPVFFSSDWLNEYWDTLEVDDYRFVYMGPKGSWTPFHTDVFRSYSWSANICGRKKWLLYPPGQEEFLQDTHGNLPYDVTSSELQDTGLFPHFEEACQPLEIIQEAGEIIFVPSGWHHQVYNLEDTISINHNWLNGCNIDIMWQFLQNELSSVQKEIDEWRNTMDSWHQHCQVIMKACSGINYCEFASFLKIISDNRMAFLNACSGDSSDYPRHLSEVFTTLGPYHAAFDLQRVAHVLECLLCNEDFKRLDHSTLALQPETMLQQIRDTIQSTRGQHLLYQE; encoded by the exons ATGGACAGGGATGCGTACCGCAATTGCTGCAGCCTCGTCAAAATACCAAGACAGTCGTATGAACAGTTTTGGTCATCACATTTTGTGGATTACATCGACAAGGAGCTGAGCTATTCTAAATTTTTTAAGAAATACTTGCTTCCTAATCACCCATGCATGTTTTCGAGAAGGTTCACAGAGGACTGGAAGTGTAGAAAACAGTGGGTGACTGAAGAAGGAAAGCCTAATTTCCAGAAATTGCTACAAGAGTTTG ATGAGACTCCTGTTCCTGTTGCAAACTGCAATGCTAAGGAGTACAATGCAAACCCTAAACAAGTTATGCCTTTCAAAGAATTTATACACTACTGGAAGGAATATATCCAGAATGGGCACTCATCACCTAAAGGATGTCTCTATCTTAAAGACTGGCACATGTCAAG GGACTTCCCAGAACACAATGTTTACACCACCCCAGTCTTCTTTTCTTCAGACTGGCTTAATGAATATTGGGATACACTTGAAGTTGATGACTATCGCTTTGTCTACATGGGGCCTAAAGGTTCATG GACCCCATTCCACACTGATGTGTTCCGCTCCTACAGTTGGTCGGCAAACATCTGTGGCAGGAAGAAATGGCTCTTATATCCCCCAGGTCAGGAGGAATTTCTGCAAGACACTCACGGCAACCTCCCATATGATGTAACATCATCAGAGCTTCAAGACACAGGCCTTTTTCCTCACTTTGAAGAAGCCTGTCAACCTCTTGAGATCATTCAAGAGGCAGGTGAAATCATTTTTGTGCCAAGTGGGTGGCACCATCAAGTTTATAATCTG GAGGACACTATCTCTATTAATCACAACTGGTTAAATGGTTGCAACATTGACATAATGTGGCAGTTCCTTCAGAACGAGCTGTCTTCTGTTCAGAAAGAGATAGATGAGTGGAGAAACACTATGGACTCGTGGCATCAGCACTGCCAG GTCATCATGAAGGCCTGCTCTGGTATCAATTATTGTGAATTTGCTTCGTTCCTAAAAATCATTTCTGACAACCGAATGGCTTTCCTGAATGCTTGCTCGGGGGATTCCTCCGATTACCCACGTCATCTCTCGGAGGTGTTCACCACACTTGGACCTTACCATGCTGCCTTTGATCTACAGAGAGTGGCTCATGTACTCGAATGCCTCCTCTGCAACGAAGACTTTAAGCGGCTCGATCATTCAACACTGGCGCTGCAGCCAGAAACAATGTTACAGCAAATTCGGGACACCATTCAATCCACAAGAGGGCAGCATCTCCTTTATCAGGAGTAA
- the iba57 gene encoding putative transferase CAF17 homolog, mitochondrial, with translation MRVLCLARRAFAFSDCLGVYTRKCAGRRLCVTFLSEVPAAAAGNRVKKYSNDSRNIPGQFVCCHLPHRSVLKIQGQDTCSFLQGIITNDMRMLLEEPALRAMYSHMLNVQGRTLYDIMLYSLKEADAGPGVFLECDAAVEDSILRHMKVYKIRRNVSINPCPELSVWAVLPPQKNPGQAVSKPQLSSPEKALVWEADPRIQEMGWRLVMDSHMDPSAIISSCQKGDTEDYHRHRYAIGLPEGVKDLPPGVALPLESNLVYMQGISFSKGCYIGQELTARTHHTGVIRKRLMPVHFSSPVHDLEEGAALQTQAGKPAGKYRAGVGDLGLSLIRMAHAKDVLTVKSSKDTTVTIEVSVPDWWPKDV, from the exons ATGCGCGTTTTGTGTCTCGCGAGAAGAGCTTTCGCGTTCAGCGACTGTCTCGGTGTTTACACCAGGAAATGCGCCGGTCGTCGTTTGTGCGTGACATTTCTCTCTGAAGTGCCAGCTGCAGCAGCGGGCAACCGTGTCAAGAAGTACAGCAATGACTCTAGAAATATCCCGGGACAGTTTGTGTGCTGTCATCTCCCTCACAGGAGCGTGCTGAAAATCCAGGGCCAAGACACTTGCTCCTTTCTTCAGGGAATTATAACCAATGACATGAGGATGTTACTGGAGGAGCCTGCGCTTAGAGCCATGTACTCACATATGTTGAACGTTCAGGGGAGGACACTGTATGACATCATGCTGTACAG tcTTAAAGAAGCTGATGCTGGACCTGGCGTTTTCCTTGAATGTGATGCTGCCGTTGAGGACTCGATTTTAAGACACATGAAGGTATACAAGATTCGCAGAAATGTCAGCATTAATCCCTGTCCAGAACTTTCTGTTTGGGCGGTGCTCCCCCCGCAAAAAAACCCTGGCCAAGCGGTGAGTAAACCTCAGCTTTCCTCCCCTGAAAAAGCTCTGGTATGGGAAGCTGATCCCAGAATTCAGGAAATGGGCTGGAGATTGGTGATGGACAGTCACATGGACCCCAGCGCTATCATTTCATCTTGTCAGAAAGGTGACACAGAGGACTATCACAGACATCGCTATGCAATAG GACTTCCTGAAGGAGTCAAGGACCTTCCTCCTGGGGTTGCACTGCCACTAGAATCAAATCTTGTCTACATGCAGGGCATCAGTTTTAGCAAAGGCTGTTACATTGGCCAAGAGCTCACAGCCAGAACTCATCACACCGGGGTGATTCGGAAACGCCTGATGCCAGTGCACTTCTCCTCTCCAGTTCATGACCTCGAGGAAGGAGCTGCGCTACAAACGCAGGCAGGCAAGCCAGCTGGGAAGTACCGAGCAGGGGTTGGAGACCTGGGTCTTAGCTTAATCCGCATGGCTCATGCCAAAGATGTGTTGACAGTCAAATCTTCTAAGGACACCACAGTAACAATTGAGGTCTCTGTGCCTGACTGGTGGCCTAAAGATGTGTAA
- the gjc2 gene encoding gap junction protein gamma 2: protein MSWSFLTRLLEEIHNHSTFVGKVWLTVLIIFRIVLTAVGGESIYSDEQTKFTCNTKQPGCDNVCYDAFAPLSHVRFWVFQIIMISTPSIMYMGYAIHKIARTSEEERRKHQRLRKKLPPHSRWRESHHPEDVLEQEEDDDAEPMIYDTLEVQEAKPEQVSSTKKTPPKYDGRRRIMQEGLMRIYVLQLMSRAIFEIAFLAGQYLLYGFRVSPSYVCSRIPCPHSVDCFISRPTEKTIFLLIMYVVSCLCLVLNVCEMLHLGLGTFRDTLRMKRNRGRGTSYGYPFSRNIPGSPPGYNLVMKTDKPGRISNSLITHEQNVANVAQEQQCTSPDENIPSELASLHRHLRVAQEQLDMAFQTYQTKNNQQTSRTSSPISGGTMAEQNRVNTVQEKQAARPKSATEKAAPIVKNGKTSVWI, encoded by the coding sequence atgagcTGGAGCTTCCTCACCCGTCTCCTGGAAGAGATTCACAACCACTCCACCTTCGTGGGGAAAGTGTGGCTGACTGTGCTCATCATCTTCCGCATTGTGCTCACAGCAGTCGGAGGTGAGTCCATCTACTCGGACGAGCAGACCAAGTTCACCTGTAACACCAAACAGCCGGGTTGCGACAACGTATGTTATGATGCCTTTGCTCCCCTCTCGCACGTCCGCTTCTGGGTCTTTCAGATCATCATGATCTCCACTCCTTCCATCATGTACATGGGCTATGCAATTCACAAAATAGCCCGAACTTCAGAGGAGGAGCGCAGGAAGCACCAAAGGCTCCGCAAAAAGCTGCCCCCTCATTCGAGATGGAGAGAGAGCCACCATCCTGAGGATGTCTTGGAacaggaggaagatgatgatgctGAGCCCATGATCTATGATACACTGGAAGTGCAGGAGGCAAAGCCTGAGCAAGTAAGCAGCACGAAGAAAACCCCACCAAAATACGATGGCCGCAGAAGAATAATGCAAGAAGGACTGATGAGAATCTATGTTCTTCAGCTCATGTCACGAGCTATTTTTGAAATTGCTTTCCTTGCGGGACAGTATCTCCTCTATGGTTTTCGAGTCAGTCCTTCTTATGTGTGTAGCAGGATTCCCTGTCCACACAGTGTGGACTGTTTCATCTCTAggcccacagagaaaacaatcTTTCTTCTCATCATGTATGTGGTAAGCTGTCTTTGTCTAGTGCTTAATGTGTGTGAGATGCTTCATCTGGGACTTGGGACTTTTCGGGATACACTTCGCATGAAGAGGAACCGGGGCCGCGGAACATCCTATGGCTACCCGTTTTCGCGGAACATCCCAGGCTCTCCTCCAGGGTACAACCTTGTCATGAAGACAGACAAACCTGGCAGGATCTCCAACAGCCTCATCACACATGAGCAGAACGTGGCTAATGTGGCCCAGGAGCAGCAGTGCACCAGCCCAGATGAGAACATCCCCTCTGAACTGGCAAGCCTGCACCGACACCTACGGGTTGCCCAGGAGCAGCTTGACATGGCCTTTCAGACAtatcaaaccaaaaacaaccaGCAAACCTCCAGAACCAGTAGTCCAATATCTGGAGGCACAATGGCAGAGCAAAACCGAGTTAATACAGTCCAGGAGAAACAGGCAGCCAggccaaaatcagcaacagAGAAGGCTGCACCCATTGTAAAAAACGGGAAGACCTCCGTGTGGATCTAG
- the LOC122768658 gene encoding 5-beta-cholestane-3-alpha,7-alpha-diol 12-alpha-hydroxylase-like: MGLLLSIFIGFLASLIGGLYLLGVFRRRQPGEPPLDKGLIPWLGHVLEFRRNTLKFIERMKQKHGDVFTVQLGGSYITFLQDPLSFGPLVKESKEKLDFVEYAGDLVHRLFGYKGEEDDHHNLVVYSNKHLKGDGLKVLTQAMMTNLQNLMLHRIDGAADNSTWTEDELFMYSYNIMFRAGYLSLFGNTTPESEGSEERSKEKDRAESEALFSEFLKYDKFVPNMAYRALTPSQTLEVKRLLEVFWNALSMQKMRLKDNISRWIWDMWQIRNERGMKESMTDRLMFVLLFASQGNTGPASFWLLFFLMKHPEAMAAVKEEVDRVVKESGQEVRRGGPLVDLTHEMLMKTPILDSALEESLRLTSGNLLNRAVLQDMTLKLADGREYFVRKGDMVVMFPYSAVQLHPEIHPDPCSFKYDRFLNPDGSKKTDFYMQGKKVKYYNMPWGAGSSMCPGRFFAANEMKQLIFLMLLYFEFELKNESTEVNFKRWGFGVLQPDRDVPFRYRLRD, encoded by the coding sequence ATGGGACTCCTGCTCTCTATATTTATTGGCTTTCTTGCCTCTCTGATCGGAGGACTTTACCTTCTTGGGGTGTTTCGAAGGCGGCAGCCAGGAGAGCCCCCTTTGGATAAGGGGCTCATCCCTTGGCTGGGTCATGTCTTGGAGTTTCGCAGGAACACACTGAAATTCATCGAGAGGATGAAGCAAAAGCATGGCGATGTATTCACAGTACAGCTGGGAGGGTCTTATATCACATTCCTTCAGGATCCTCTATCGTTTGGACCTTTGGTAAaagagagcaaagaaaaactgGACTTTGTCGAGTATGCAGGGGATCTTGTACACAGATTATTTGGTTATAAAGGTGAAGAGGATGACCACCATAATCTCGTAGTCTACAGCAACAAGCATCTCAAGGGAGATGGCCTGAAGGTACTGACACAAGCTATGATGACTAATTTACAGAATCTGATGTTGCACAGAATTGATGGAGCTGCAGACAACAGCACCTGGACAGAGGATGAACTCTTTATGTACAGCTACAATATTATGTTTAGAGCCGGCTACTTGTCTCTGTTTGGCAATACAACACCTGAGTCAGAAGGAAGTGAAGAGCGATCGAAAGAGAAAGATAGAGCTGAGTCAGAAGCCTTATTCTCTGAGTTTCTTAAATATGACAAATTTGTCCCTAACATGGCCTACAGGGCGCTCACACCCAGCCAAACATTGGAGGTAAAGAGGCTGCTGGAAGTTTTCTGGAATGCTCTATCAATGCAGAAGATGAGGCTCAAGGACAACATCAGCCGTTGGATATGGGATATGTGGCAGATCAGAAATGAGAGGGGTATGAAGGAGTCAATGACTGACAGGCTCATGTTCGTGCTTCTTTTTGCCTCTCAGGGCAACACAGGGCCCGCCTCCTTCTggctgctcttctttctcatgAAACACCCAGAGGCCATGGCAGCAGTAAAGGAAGAAGTAGATAGGGTTGTGAAGGAATCAGGACAGGAAGTCCGACGTGGTGGTCCTTTAGTCGACCTGACCCACGAAATGCTGATGAAAACACCCATCCTGGACAGTGCTCTGGAAGAGAGTCTCCGACTCACTTCTGGAAATCTCCTCAACAGAGCTGTGCTTCAGGATATGACTCTCAAACTGGCAGATGGTCGTGAATATTTTGTACGCAAAGGTGACATGGTGGTAATGTTCCCTTACAGTGCAGTTCAACTGCACCCAGAGATCCACCCTGACCCATGTTCATTCAAATATGACCGCTTTCTCAATCCAGACGGGAGCAAGAAAACAGATTTCTACATGCAGGGGAAGAAGGTGAAGTACTACAACATGCCCTGGGGTGCTGGGTCCTCAATGTGTCCTGGGCGTTTCTTTGCTGCCAATGAAATGAAGCAGCTTATTTTCCTCATGTTGCTCTACTTTGAGTTTGAGCTGAAGAACGAGTCCACTGAAGTTAACTTTAAGAGATGGGGCTTTGGAGTCCTGCAGCCTGACAGAGATGTTCCGTTTCGATACAGGCTCAGAGATTAA
- the LOC122768649 gene encoding 7-alpha-hydroxycholest-4-en-3-one 12-alpha-hydroxylase-like yields the protein MGLLLSIFIGFLASLIGGLYLLGVFRRRQPGEPPLDKGLIPWLGHVLEFRRNTLKFIERMTQKHGDVFTVQLGGFYITFLQDPLSFGPFVKESREKLDFNKFARHLVRRVFGYEAEGDEHHILQVSSNKHLKGDGLKVLTQAMMANLQNLMLHRIDGAADKSTWIEDGLFMYSYNILFRAGYLSLFGNTTPESEGSEERSKEKDRAESEALFSEFRKYDQLFPNLAYGVLTPRQRLEAKRLMELFWNVLSMQKMRLKDNISCWIWDMQQFRNEKGMKESMIDRYMFVLLWASQGNTGPASFWLLLFLMKHPEAMAAVKEEVDRVVKESGQEVQRGGPLVDLTHEMLMKTPILDSALEESLRLTAAPLLTRAVLQDMTLKMADGREYFIRKGDRMAMFPYSAVQMDPEIHPDPWSFKYDRFLNPDGSKKTDFYKQGKKMKYYNMPWGAGVSMCPGRFFASNEMKQFVFLMLVYFEFELKNPDEKIPETDYRRWGFGSMQPVRDIPFRYRFRD from the coding sequence ATGGGACTCCTGCTCTCTATATTTATTGGCTTTCTTGCCTCTCTGATCGGAGGACTTTACCTTCTTGGGGTGTTTCGAAGGCGGCAGCCAGGAGAGCCCCCTTTGGATAAGGGGCTCATCCCTTGGCTGGGTCATGTCTTGGAGTTTCGCAGGAACACACTGAAATTCATCGAGAGGATGACGCAAAAGCATGGCGATGTATTCACAGTACAGCTGGGAGGGTTTTATATCACATTCCTTCAGGATCCTCTATCATTTGGACCTTTTGtaaaagagagcagagaaaaactaGACTTTAACAAGTTTGCAAGGCATCTTGTACGCAGAGTGTTTGGTTATGAAGCTGAAGGGGATGAGCACCACATTCTCCAAGTCTCCAGCAACAAGCATCTCAAGGGAGATGGCCTGAAGGTACTGACACAAGCTATGATGGCTAATTTACAGAATCTGATGTTGCACAGAATCGATGGAGCTGCAGACAAAAGCACCTGGATAGAGGATGGACTCTTTATGTACAGCTACAATATTCTTTTTAGGGCCGGCTACTTGTCTCTGTTTGGCAATACAACACCTGAGTCAGAAGGAAGTGAAGAGAGATCAAAAGAGAAAGATAGAGCTGAGTCAGAAGCCTTATTCTCTGAGTTTCGTAAATATGACCAACTCTTCCCTAACCTGGCCTACGGGGTGCTCACACCCAGGCAGAGATTGGAGGCAAAGAGGCTGATGGAACTTTTCTGGAATGTTCTATCAATGCAGAAGATGAGGCTCAAGGACAACATCAGCTGCTGGATATGGGATATGCAGCAGTTCAGAAATGAGAAGGGTATGAAGGAGTCGATGATTGACAGGTATATGTTTGTGCTTCTTTGGGCGTCCCAGGGCAACACAGGGCCCGCCTCCTTCTGGCTGCTCCTCTTTCTCATGAAACACCCAGAGGCCATGGCAGCAGTAAAGGAAGAGGTAGATAGGGTTGTGAAGGAATCAGGACAGGAAGTCCAGCGTGGTGGTCCTTTAGTCGACCTGACCCATGAAATGCTGATGAAAACACCCATCCTGGACAGTGCTCTGGAAGAGAGTCTCCGACTCACTGCTGCACCCCTCCTCACCAGAGCTGTGCTTCAGGATATGACTCTCAAAATGGCAGATGGTCGTGAATATTTCATTCGTAAAGGTGACAGAATGGCAATGTTCCCTTACAGTGCAGTTCAAATGGACCCAGAGATCCACCCTGACCCATGGTCATTCAAATATGACCGCTTTCTCAATCCAGACGGGAGCAAGAAAACAGATTTCTACAAACAGGGGAAGAAGATGAAGTACTACAACATGCCCTGGGGTGCTGGGGTCTCAATGTGTCCTGGGCGTTTCTTCGCCTCCAATGAAATGAAGcagtttgttttcctcatgCTGGTCTACTTTGAGTTTGAGCTGAAGAATCCTGATGAGAAGATACCTGAAACTGACTACAGGAGATGGGGCTTTGGATCCATGCAGCCTGTCAGAGATATTCCATTTCGGTACAGATTCAGAGATTAA
- the higd1a gene encoding HIG1 domain family member 1A, mitochondrial isoform X1, which translates to MLGFGCAGDFSMRGQTSSAAVRMSAYDQNDSKLMRKVKENPFVPVGIAGFFAIVGYRLMKMKSRGDTKMSVHLIHMRVAAQGFVVGAMTVGVLYKMYNDYIVKPREEQKATQDK; encoded by the exons ATGCTGGGATTTGGGTGCGCAGGAGATTTCAGTATGAGAGGCCAGACGAGCTCAGCTGCAG TCAGGATGTCTGCCTATGACCAGAATGATTCCAAGTTGATGCGGAAAGTGAAGGAGAACCCATTTGTTCCAGTTG GAATTGCAGGATTCTTTGCCATCGTTGGCTACAgactgatgaagatgaagagtcGAGGAGACACAAAGATGTCGGTGCACCTTATCCACATGCGTGTAGCTGCGCAAGGCTTTGTGGTCGGAGCCATGACAGTTG GTGTCCTTTATAAAATGTACAATGATTACATCGTAAAACCCCGAGAAGAACAGAAAGCGACGCAAGACAAGTGA
- the higd1a gene encoding HIG1 domain family member 1A, mitochondrial isoform X2: MSAYDQNDSKLMRKVKENPFVPVGIAGFFAIVGYRLMKMKSRGDTKMSVHLIHMRVAAQGFVVGAMTVGVLYKMYNDYIVKPREEQKATQDK, from the exons ATGTCTGCCTATGACCAGAATGATTCCAAGTTGATGCGGAAAGTGAAGGAGAACCCATTTGTTCCAGTTG GAATTGCAGGATTCTTTGCCATCGTTGGCTACAgactgatgaagatgaagagtcGAGGAGACACAAAGATGTCGGTGCACCTTATCCACATGCGTGTAGCTGCGCAAGGCTTTGTGGTCGGAGCCATGACAGTTG GTGTCCTTTATAAAATGTACAATGATTACATCGTAAAACCCCGAGAAGAACAGAAAGCGACGCAAGACAAGTGA